The following proteins are co-located in the Engraulis encrasicolus isolate BLACKSEA-1 chromosome 2, IST_EnEncr_1.0, whole genome shotgun sequence genome:
- the ccdc12 gene encoding coiled-coil domain-containing protein 12, translated as MEKPVVSLQEQALKRKERLKALRDKQLQGGRDTQDVEPERKRVLEAPDLETEEDRHRELKLRNYTPEDEELKERQVPKAKPASVEDKVKDQLEAAIPEPIIEEVDLANLAPRKPDWDLKRDVAKKLEKLERRTQKAIAELIRERLKGSEEELAGAVGAVGMAQGDSD; from the exons ATGGAGAAGCCAGTAGTCTCACTACAGGAGCAAGCGTTAAAAAGAAAAGAGCGATTAAAAGCTCTAAGAGACAAACAACTTCAG GGGGGCAGAGACACCCAGGATGTGGAGCCGGAGAGGAAAAGAGTGCTGGAGGCCCCAGATTtggagacagaggaggacagacacag AGAGCTAAAGCTGAGGAACTACACCCCAGAGGATGAGGAGCTGAAGGAGAGACAGGTGCCCAAAGCCAAGCCTGCCTCAG TGGAGGACAAGGTGAAGGACCAGCTGGAGGCGGCCATCCCAGAGCCCATCATCGAGGAAGTG GATTTGGCAAATCTGGCACCAAGGAAGCCTGACTG GGATTTGAAGAGGGACGTTGCAAAGAAGCTGGAGAAGTTGGAGAGGAGGACACAGAAGGCCATCGCCGAACTAATTC ggGAGCGTTTGAAAGGCAGTGAAGAGGAGCTGGCAGGAGCAGTGGGGGCTGTTGGGATGGCACAGGGGGATTCAGACTGA